One genomic window of Helicobacter canis includes the following:
- a CDS encoding TRAP transporter large permease yields MSLAVLFILLFVLLLLGVPVAIALGISSLICLLLFTSHNIAGIPDIFIAAFKPTLMAIPMFILAGSLLSKGSAAGRIVDFAKSLVGHLPGGLPMSAILACIIFAAVSGSSPATVVAIGSVMFVALSQAGYPKSYSVGAITTAGSLGILIPPSVVMIVYGVTASGLSDLHGREIAVSIEALFKAGVLPGLLVGGLMMLYTYFGAKRLGFKRGEKESLKARLRAFGRAFWALLIIAVVIGGIYGGIFTATEAAGIAVVYAFIISVFVYKDLRLKDLYAVCLDAAITTAMIFLIIGCAVVFAHFLTSERIPHAIAAFLIEQNMSWWVFLIVVNIVLFVMGQFMEPSSVVMIMTPLLLPIAVSLGIDPIHFGIIMVLNMELGMITPPVGLNLFVASSLTGLGLKDVVVSVLPWFAVMLVGLLLVTYIPQISLALV; encoded by the coding sequence ATGAGCCTTGCGGTGCTATTTATCCTACTTTTTGTGCTGCTGCTTTTGGGCGTGCCTGTGGCAATCGCGCTAGGCATTAGCTCTCTTATCTGCTTGCTGCTTTTCACAAGCCACAATATAGCCGGAATCCCAGATATATTTATCGCAGCATTTAAGCCCACACTTATGGCGATACCTATGTTTATCCTAGCAGGCTCTTTGCTTAGTAAAGGCAGTGCGGCGGGGCGGATTGTGGATTTTGCCAAATCGCTTGTGGGGCATTTGCCCGGTGGGCTGCCTATGAGCGCGATTCTAGCGTGTATTATCTTTGCCGCAGTGAGTGGCAGCTCTCCTGCCACGGTTGTCGCCATAGGATCAGTGATGTTTGTCGCCCTCTCTCAAGCAGGCTATCCTAAATCCTACTCCGTGGGGGCGATCACTACTGCTGGGAGTCTTGGGATTTTGATCCCACCTTCTGTGGTGATGATCGTCTATGGGGTTACAGCAAGCGGGCTAAGCGATTTACACGGAAGAGAAATCGCTGTCTCTATCGAAGCTCTTTTCAAAGCTGGCGTGCTACCGGGGCTACTTGTAGGGGGACTTATGATGCTCTATACATACTTTGGGGCGAAAAGGCTTGGCTTTAAGCGCGGTGAGAAAGAGAGCCTAAAAGCACGCTTAAGAGCCTTTGGGAGGGCATTTTGGGCGTTGCTTATCATCGCTGTGGTCATTGGCGGGATTTATGGCGGGATCTTTACCGCCACAGAAGCCGCTGGGATAGCAGTGGTCTATGCCTTTATCATCTCTGTATTTGTCTATAAAGATTTGCGGCTTAAAGATCTCTATGCGGTGTGCCTTGATGCTGCCATTACTACGGCGATGATTTTTCTTATCATCGGCTGTGCGGTGGTATTTGCGCATTTTCTCACAAGCGAGCGGATACCACACGCCATAGCGGCATTTCTCATCGAGCAGAATATGAGCTGGTGGGTGTTTTTGATCGTGGTAAATATCGTGCTTTTTGTGATGGGGCAGTTTATGGAGCCTAGCTCTGTGGTGATGATTATGACCCCGCTTTTGCTCCCCATAGCTGTCTCACTTGGGATTGATCCTATACACTTTGGGATCATTATGGTGCTAAATATGGAGCTTGGTATGATCACCCCTCCTGTGGGGCTTAATCTCTTTGTCGCAAGCTCGCTCACCGGACTTGGACTTAAAGATGTCGTGGTGTCTGTGCTGCCGTGGTTTGCTGTGATGCTTGTGGGGCTTTTGCTTGTTACTTATATCCCGCAAATCTCACTCGCGCTTGTGTGA
- the thiC gene encoding phosphomethylpyrimidine synthase ThiC, with translation MRTQWIQERQNDPIKTQLHYAKRGIITQEMRYIANIEHLDPELVRKEVAKGRLIIPANINHTNLVPMGIGVALRTKINSNIGSSQICNSADEEVEKLKVSIKYGADTVMDLSTGGDLDKIRTAIIGASSVPIGTVPMYQILHDVQNDVLKLDIPTMLATLEKQARQGVSYFTIHCGFLLAHMPAVSRRKMGVVSRGGSLMASYMLHYHRENPFYEAFDEILKICQKYDVSLSLGDSLRPGCLADASDEAQFAELKVLGELAKRAYEADVQVMIEGPGHVPLNQIERNVKLQKEYCNEAPFYVLGPLVTDIAAGYDHIASAIGACVAAWKGVAMLCYVTPKEHLGLPNAKDVREGILAYKIAAHAADIARGRIKARERDDAMSDARYAFNWNKQFELALDPDRAREYHDEALPQEVFKEAEFCSMCGPKFCSYKITQDIFKQYGDKVKELEQA, from the coding sequence ATGAGAACACAATGGATACAAGAGCGTCAAAATGACCCTATAAAAACCCAGCTCCACTACGCCAAGCGCGGTATCATCACGCAAGAAATGCGCTATATCGCTAATATCGAGCATTTAGACCCAGAGCTTGTGCGCAAGGAAGTCGCCAAAGGGCGGCTGATAATCCCAGCAAATATCAATCACACAAACCTTGTCCCTATGGGCATAGGCGTGGCACTGCGCACCAAAATCAACTCCAACATCGGCTCAAGCCAGATCTGCAACTCTGCAGATGAAGAAGTAGAAAAGCTCAAAGTCTCTATCAAATACGGCGCGGACACGGTGATGGACCTAAGCACCGGCGGCGATCTTGATAAAATCCGCACCGCTATCATAGGGGCTTCTAGCGTGCCTATCGGCACTGTGCCGATGTATCAAATCCTGCACGATGTGCAAAATGATGTGCTAAAGCTAGATATTCCCACAATGCTCGCTACCTTAGAGAAGCAAGCGCGCCAAGGGGTGAGCTACTTCACTATCCATTGCGGATTTTTGCTCGCACATATGCCAGCAGTTTCTAGGCGCAAAATGGGCGTAGTATCGCGCGGCGGCAGCCTTATGGCAAGCTATATGCTGCATTATCATAGGGAAAATCCATTCTATGAAGCCTTTGATGAGATCCTAAAAATCTGTCAAAAATACGATGTCAGCCTAAGTCTAGGCGACTCTCTGCGCCCGGGCTGCTTGGCAGATGCCAGCGATGAGGCGCAGTTCGCCGAGCTAAAGGTGCTAGGCGAGCTGGCTAAACGCGCTTATGAAGCTGATGTGCAAGTGATGATAGAAGGACCCGGACATGTCCCGCTTAATCAAATCGAGCGCAATGTCAAGCTGCAAAAGGAGTATTGCAACGAAGCTCCCTTTTATGTGCTAGGACCGCTTGTAACAGACATCGCCGCGGGCTATGACCATATCGCCAGCGCGATCGGGGCTTGCGTGGCGGCGTGGAAAGGCGTGGCTATGCTCTGCTATGTAACGCCAAAGGAGCATTTAGGGCTGCCCAATGCCAAAGATGTGCGAGAGGGGATCCTAGCCTACAAAATCGCCGCCCACGCCGCAGACATCGCACGCGGCAGGATCAAAGCAAGGGAGCGAGATGACGCGATGAGCGATGCGCGCTATGCCTTTAACTGGAACAAGCAATTCGAGCTAGCCCTAGACCCAGATAGAGCTAGGGAATACCACGATGAAGCCCTGCCGCAAGAAGTGTTTAAAGAAGCGGAATTTTGCTCGATGTGTGGTCCAAAGTTTTGCAGCTACAAAATCACGCAGGATATTTTCAAGCAGTATGGCGATAAGGTAAAGGAGCTAGAGCAAGCCTAG
- a CDS encoding autotransporter outer membrane beta-barrel domain-containing protein produces MRALILAPFVLALGLPVFAQESEDITNSVYNLNNKTDATAKTFIVKDVETYKSGDTEFTHKYENGELVFNGKLTFNVASGWDCVGLPCGSKITGNFEAKEINLNGTQIAAGRDGAMGVGVFNFTATDKLTANNLSLTFAATSRNSHANFKADSISMENAKFYVNAGGHTLKFESNKDIDIKGSSSYMNLYAGSVAFGGATATFKGENLNFAGTIVLGRENDGWLDSALNGAKIYVEDIKGKASFGTIKSRKGHIIANGNMSIDTLEILQSAQGATGNDISPESRLFLKDNGTYTIKNLTLHDDQASSRAWLYVYGGTGSSLTSENITLGVNAAFHSGGIANLTSKSLTLKSGAAFHGGAITHTKVDTITLGSNSVAHFHNLTLTPGGQIVMDATNTQLVLDNQLVNGTNEAGKLELGVSIKDSHLHNGYGKPLLAITNAGNNLENIHFKAGEVKRLIDAGEIKYNFVDSSGQTSLIHCDGSEKEKCESIKNLIGIYAGNMPTQDPNNPDYAKDRYDLSAIGLKYEKVLTYNYIGLKISSNNANNPYEIGDIRYYLYEKCGQECVEKIGSISNTATITQEVQTQLSGDGKQIYVYEYTDSSGKLNKVFCNSTDAEQCKKDNNITESSTTLTQSNATQVESDIFEWLNFLSIYDKGITWTGANVLNYDLDFFLHTANQLNNTLDQIASIDRKTSTSASTRLAADIARSNRLVKLSNFNTNNASNAFAALRAKSLAHLPHYAESSNIASDTSPRKNPAFLYKFSNRHDFMNNIWATAIGSTSFVKNGNGTLYGLNVGYDRFIPLGENGLILGGSTSYGYGTYSADLLKNHSHNVNAGFYSRAFIANHEIDFTANYTLGVNNEDIVTRDNVWLSSLGQSYGYNTHTININAHYGYIFGTSNKSLVFKPMGGLSYYAINVGEINGGDKFINANPESNITPDSSNIAIESPHTQRHLLALMLALETRQYFSQASYWFINIGAQKDLYISNGNREQVRFVGNNSLSYRSNDGLNTHLLGTAGGEVLLGKQTFINFALGTKIGLSYKDINLTANLGVRYVF; encoded by the coding sequence ATGCGCGCGCTGATACTCGCCCCATTTGTGCTGGCTCTGGGGTTACCTGTCTTTGCGCAAGAGAGTGAAGATATAACAAATAGTGTTTATAACCTAAACAACAAAACCGACGCTACTGCAAAGACCTTTATAGTAAAAGATGTAGAAACCTACAAATCTGGCGACACAGAATTTACCCACAAATATGAAAATGGCGAACTTGTCTTTAACGGCAAGCTTACCTTTAATGTCGCAAGTGGCTGGGACTGCGTAGGGCTACCTTGTGGGAGCAAAATCACTGGAAACTTTGAAGCTAAAGAAATCAACCTAAATGGCACCCAAATCGCGGCGGGGCGAGATGGGGCTATGGGGGTTGGAGTGTTTAACTTCACTGCCACAGATAAGCTCACTGCTAATAATCTCTCCCTAACTTTTGCTGCAACTAGCAGGAACTCCCACGCAAACTTCAAAGCAGATTCTATCTCTATGGAAAATGCGAAGTTTTATGTCAATGCTGGCGGACATACGCTGAAGTTTGAATCAAATAAAGACATAGATATAAAGGGCAGCAGCTCTTATATGAATCTCTATGCTGGCAGTGTCGCTTTTGGCGGAGCTACTGCGACATTTAAGGGGGAGAATCTAAACTTTGCAGGCACGATTGTGTTAGGGCGCGAAAACGACGGCTGGCTAGATTCTGCGCTAAATGGTGCGAAAATCTATGTAGAAGACATCAAGGGCAAAGCAAGCTTTGGCACGATCAAATCGCGCAAGGGGCATATCATCGCCAATGGCAATATGTCTATCGATACGCTAGAAATCCTCCAATCCGCACAAGGAGCAACAGGGAATGACATCAGCCCAGAATCTAGGCTATTTCTAAAAGACAATGGCACCTATACGATCAAAAATCTCACCCTACACGATGATCAAGCAAGCTCTCGAGCGTGGCTCTATGTCTATGGTGGGACAGGCTCTAGCTTGACAAGTGAGAATATCACGCTAGGGGTTAATGCTGCTTTCCATAGTGGTGGCATAGCAAACCTAACAAGCAAGAGCTTGACGCTAAAATCTGGGGCTGCTTTCCACGGCGGTGCTATCACACACACCAAGGTCGATACTATCACGCTAGGCAGCAATTCTGTCGCGCACTTTCACAACCTCACCCTAACCCCCGGTGGGCAGATTGTGATGGATGCTACCAACACCCAGCTCGTGCTAGATAATCAACTAGTCAATGGCACAAATGAAGCAGGCAAGCTAGAGCTAGGTGTATCGATTAAGGACTCTCACTTGCACAATGGCTATGGCAAGCCCCTACTTGCTATCACTAATGCTGGGAACAATTTAGAAAACATTCATTTCAAAGCAGGCGAAGTAAAAAGGCTCATTGATGCAGGGGAGATTAAGTATAACTTTGTGGATTCTAGTGGGCAGACTTCTCTAATCCATTGCGATGGCAGTGAGAAAGAAAAATGCGAGAGTATCAAAAACCTTATAGGAATCTATGCGGGCAATATGCCTACACAAGATCCTAATAACCCAGACTATGCCAAAGATCGCTATGATCTCTCTGCCATTGGGCTTAAATATGAAAAGGTGCTCACTTATAATTACATAGGGCTAAAGATTAGCTCTAATAATGCTAATAACCCCTATGAAATCGGCGATATTCGTTACTATCTCTATGAGAAATGTGGGCAAGAGTGTGTAGAGAAGATAGGCTCTATCTCTAACACTGCTACAATCACTCAAGAAGTGCAAACACAGCTTAGTGGCGATGGCAAGCAAATCTATGTGTATGAATACACAGATTCTAGTGGCAAGCTTAATAAGGTCTTTTGCAACTCTACTGATGCAGAGCAATGTAAAAAAGACAACAACATCACAGAATCAAGCACCACTCTAACCCAATCTAATGCCACACAGGTAGAATCTGACATCTTTGAGTGGCTAAACTTTCTCTCTATCTATGATAAAGGTATCACTTGGACAGGAGCAAATGTCTTAAACTATGATTTAGACTTCTTCTTACACACAGCCAATCAGCTTAACAACACCCTAGATCAAATCGCCTCTATTGATAGAAAGACTTCTACTTCTGCTTCTACAAGGCTTGCAGCAGATATTGCTAGGAGCAATCGCCTAGTCAAGCTCTCAAACTTTAACACAAACAATGCGAGCAATGCCTTTGCAGCTCTAAGGGCTAAGTCTCTAGCCCATCTCCCCCACTATGCAGAATCTAGCAATATAGCAAGTGATACATCTCCTAGGAAAAACCCTGCCTTTTTGTATAAGTTTAGCAATCGCCACGACTTTATGAATAATATCTGGGCGACAGCCATTGGCAGCACAAGCTTTGTCAAAAATGGCAATGGCACGCTCTATGGACTAAATGTGGGCTATGACCGCTTTATCCCCCTAGGGGAGAATGGGCTAATCCTTGGTGGCTCTACTTCCTATGGCTATGGGACTTACAGCGCAGATTTACTCAAAAACCACAGCCACAATGTCAATGCAGGATTCTACTCTAGGGCATTTATCGCTAATCACGAGATAGACTTCACTGCAAACTACACCCTAGGAGTGAATAATGAAGATATTGTTACAAGAGATAATGTCTGGCTTTCTTCTTTAGGACAAAGCTATGGCTACAACACCCACACAATCAACATCAATGCCCACTATGGCTACATCTTTGGCACAAGCAATAAATCCCTAGTCTTTAAGCCTATGGGAGGACTTAGCTACTATGCTATCAATGTTGGTGAGATAAATGGTGGTGATAAATTTATCAACGCCAATCCAGAGTCAAATATCACACCAGATTCTAGCAATATCGCCATAGAAAGCCCCCATACACAAAGACACTTACTAGCTTTAATGCTTGCACTAGAGACAAGGCAGTATTTCTCTCAAGCTAGTTATTGGTTTATCAACATTGGAGCACAAAAAGACCTCTATATCTCTAATGGCAATAGAGAGCAGGTGCGGTTTGTGGGGAATAATTCTCTAAGCTATCGTAGTAATGATGGGCTTAATACCCATTTGCTTGGCACAGCAGGTGGAGAAGTGCTACTAGGCAAGCAGACATTTATCAACTTTGCTTTAGGGACAAAGATAGGGCTAAGCTATAAGGATATTAACCTAACAGCAAACCTAGGGGTTAGGTATGTGTTTTAG
- the kcuS gene encoding KCU-star family selenoprotein translates to MKKENTFTRVWSKVRILYKRSDRFFHLLVGMPSYDKYVEHMRTKHPDREIKSQKEFFKEALEARYNGGVNRCC, encoded by the coding sequence GTGAAGAAGGAAAATACCTTTACTCGCGTGTGGAGCAAAGTGCGGATTTTATATAAGAGAAGCGATAGGTTTTTCCACTTGCTTGTGGGGATGCCAAGCTATGATAAATATGTCGAGCATATGCGCACAAAGCACCCCGATAGAGAAATCAAATCACAAAAAGAGTTTTTCAAAGAAGCTCTTGAAGCTCGGTATAATGGCGGAGTAAATCGCTGCTGCTAG
- a CDS encoding carbon starvation CstA family protein: protein MNSIIKNLVWLLVAVVGAFYFGMLALNTGEEVSATWLVIASVCIYMIGYRFYSKYIAEKVFELDDNRATSAVINNDGKDFVPTNKVVLFGHHFAAIAGAGPLVGPILAAQMGYLPSMIWLLVGVVLAGAVHDFTVLFISMRRNGRSLGEIIKEEMGKTTGSIAMVGILFIMLIIVAILAMVVVNALADSPWGLFTIAMTIPIAVFMGVYMRYLRPGRVGEASVIGFILLLAALYYGQALTDPAHPWHDVFLLKKTTLSLIIIGYGFIASILPVWLLLAPRDYLSTFLKIGVIVAMAIGILIVNPALQMPKVTAFIDGTGPVFAGSIFPFLFITIACGAISGFHALISSGTTPKMVEKESHARPIGYGSMLMESLVGVMALIAACILEPGLYFTINSPLATLDPAAASALSADMNTIEQSVKTILQNGGFVLQPEMLTNGHFVTMIEETTKAVGEPTLVAKTGGAPTFAVGLTQILHEVAGGKESIAFWYHFAILFEALFILTAVDAGTRSGRFLIQDVLGNVYKPMANTQSVLWGVVASAICVAGWGYLLYQGAIDPQGGIFTLWPLFGASNQMLAGIALLLGTVVLFKMGKAKYSWITILPAVWVLLTTLYAAIQKLLPANGERVHDAVSHVATAQNQTALKEKALGFITKLQEMGADASTMLEGKTLEEWQKVVSKADILIHNHTLDAILCAFFIFVTLVVIGATIRICYLTAIGKGEKFPLKEEPYQESKNFSIQAH from the coding sequence ATGAACTCGATAATCAAAAATCTAGTTTGGCTACTTGTCGCTGTGGTAGGTGCATTCTACTTCGGTATGTTGGCACTTAACACTGGCGAAGAAGTCAGCGCGACTTGGCTTGTGATAGCCTCTGTGTGTATTTATATGATTGGCTATCGCTTTTATAGCAAATACATCGCGGAGAAGGTCTTTGAGCTTGATGATAATCGCGCGACATCTGCGGTCATCAATAATGATGGGAAAGACTTCGTCCCTACAAATAAAGTCGTGCTTTTTGGGCATCATTTTGCCGCAATCGCTGGGGCTGGTCCGCTTGTAGGTCCAATTCTCGCGGCGCAAATGGGCTATCTGCCTAGTATGATCTGGCTGCTTGTTGGGGTCGTGCTTGCTGGTGCGGTGCATGACTTTACCGTGCTGTTTATCTCTATGCGCCGCAATGGTCGCTCACTAGGTGAGATTATCAAAGAAGAAATGGGTAAAACAACTGGCTCTATCGCTATGGTGGGGATATTGTTTATTATGCTTATTATTGTGGCGATTTTGGCGATGGTTGTTGTCAATGCGCTGGCTGATTCTCCTTGGGGACTTTTCACAATTGCTATGACAATTCCTATCGCTGTTTTTATGGGCGTGTATATGCGCTATTTGCGCCCCGGTCGTGTAGGTGAGGCTAGTGTGATTGGCTTCATCTTACTTCTTGCTGCACTTTACTATGGGCAAGCCCTAACAGACCCTGCCCACCCTTGGCACGATGTGTTCTTACTAAAGAAAACTACCCTTTCACTTATCATCATAGGCTATGGCTTTATCGCTTCAATCTTGCCTGTATGGTTGCTACTTGCTCCTAGAGACTACTTAAGCACATTCTTAAAAATCGGTGTTATCGTGGCGATGGCGATTGGGATTCTTATCGTCAATCCTGCTCTACAAATGCCGAAAGTTACGGCGTTTATCGATGGCACAGGACCGGTGTTTGCCGGATCGATTTTTCCATTCTTGTTTATCACAATCGCTTGTGGAGCTATAAGTGGATTCCACGCGCTTATCTCAAGTGGGACGACCCCAAAAATGGTAGAAAAAGAAAGCCACGCCCGCCCTATTGGCTATGGCTCTATGCTTATGGAGTCGCTTGTAGGCGTTATGGCTCTTATTGCTGCGTGTATCTTAGAGCCGGGCTTGTATTTTACGATAAATTCTCCGCTCGCTACGCTTGATCCTGCGGCAGCTAGCGCACTTAGCGCAGATATGAACACTATCGAGCAAAGCGTGAAAACAATCTTACAAAATGGTGGATTTGTCTTGCAGCCTGAAATGCTTACAAATGGACACTTCGTTACAATGATAGAAGAGACTACAAAAGCTGTAGGTGAGCCCACACTAGTGGCTAAAACAGGTGGTGCGCCGACATTTGCCGTAGGGCTTACACAGATTCTCCACGAAGTCGCTGGTGGCAAAGAATCTATCGCATTTTGGTATCACTTTGCGATTTTGTTTGAAGCACTCTTTATTTTGACAGCTGTTGATGCGGGGACTCGCTCTGGGCGATTCCTTATCCAAGATGTGCTAGGCAATGTCTATAAGCCTATGGCAAACACACAATCTGTCTTATGGGGTGTGGTGGCTTCCGCGATTTGTGTAGCTGGCTGGGGCTATCTACTCTATCAAGGTGCGATCGATCCACAAGGTGGGATTTTCACACTATGGCCACTCTTTGGCGCGAGCAACCAAATGCTAGCAGGGATCGCGCTCCTACTTGGCACAGTGGTGCTCTTCAAAATGGGTAAAGCTAAATATAGCTGGATTACTATCCTCCCTGCGGTATGGGTGCTTCTAACGACACTTTATGCAGCGATTCAAAAGCTTCTCCCAGCAAATGGCGAGCGCGTGCATGACGCAGTAAGCCATGTAGCCACAGCACAGAATCAAACTGCCTTAAAAGAAAAGGCTCTAGGCTTCATCACCAAGCTCCAAGAAATGGGTGCTGATGCAAGCACAATGCTTGAGGGCAAAACTCTTGAAGAGTGGCAGAAAGTCGTTAGCAAAGCTGACATACTTATCCACAACCACACTTTAGATGCGATTCTTTGCGCGTTTTTCATTTTTGTAACGCTTGTGGTAATTGGCGCGACAATTAGAATCTGCTATCTCACAGCAATTGGCAAGGGAGAAAAATTCCCACTTAAAGAAGAACCCTATCAAGAAAGCAAGAATTTCTCTATACAAGCACATTAG
- a CDS encoding YceI family protein: MRSLGLHKVLALLAVASLSMLSAKSIDTANAKAGFTAYKSPKKLAVGGTFNNIVFKFKKGDSIALQLEGASATMEANAINLGDAAKDTSLKANFFSQFKQDKKGKQLIRVVFREVVAGENLGTMLASVSMNGKSQKVPMQYTIQNGTLTAKGVIDVLDFGLSEAFAKLAKACETLHEGRSWTQVEIYFSAPVK; the protein is encoded by the coding sequence ATGCGATCTTTAGGACTTCACAAAGTGCTAGCACTCCTAGCAGTAGCCTCTCTCTCAATGCTTTCTGCCAAGAGCATTGACACAGCCAATGCCAAGGCGGGGTTCACCGCCTATAAGTCGCCTAAAAAGCTTGCCGTTGGCGGGACATTTAATAATATTGTCTTTAAGTTCAAAAAGGGCGATAGCATAGCTCTCCAGCTAGAAGGAGCAAGTGCTACAATGGAGGCAAATGCCATAAATCTCGGCGATGCAGCCAAAGATACAAGCCTAAAGGCAAACTTTTTCTCCCAATTTAAGCAGGACAAAAAGGGCAAGCAGCTTATCCGCGTGGTCTTTAGAGAAGTCGTAGCAGGGGAGAATTTAGGCACAATGCTAGCAAGCGTATCGATGAATGGCAAAAGCCAAAAAGTCCCTATGCAATACACGATCCAAAACGGCACACTCACAGCAAAGGGCGTGATTGATGTGCTGGATTTTGGGCTTAGTGAGGCGTTTGCCAAGCTTGCTAAAGCGTGCGAGACACTACACGAGGGCAGAAGCTGGACACAAGTAGAGATCTACTTCAGCGCGCCGGTGAAGTAG
- a CDS encoding glycosyltransferase family 39 protein codes for MQTQCSMKNSLHNINANSSLWTYLAIMALALGVLARIYCYIWHKDLWLDEAMLAFSVYGISFTELFFTPLPFTQAAPLGFLLVSKALGAVFGYSEWVLYLLPFVCGLGSLILAYMIGKRLFPPFGCFVFILLVVGNMGLLHYTTEFKQYGIEAFCSFLMIYIYIYIRVWSKTTSRSILA; via the coding sequence ATGCAAACACAATGCAGTATGAAAAACTCTCTACACAACATAAACGCAAATAGCTCTCTTTGGACATACCTAGCCATTATGGCACTAGCCCTTGGCGTGCTTGCTAGAATCTACTGCTATATATGGCACAAGGATTTATGGCTTGATGAAGCGATGCTAGCTTTTAGTGTCTATGGCATTTCTTTTACAGAGCTATTTTTCACGCCGCTTCCTTTCACGCAGGCTGCGCCGCTTGGCTTCTTGCTTGTATCTAAGGCTTTGGGCGCGGTGTTTGGGTATAGTGAGTGGGTGCTGTATCTCCTGCCCTTTGTGTGTGGGCTTGGCTCGCTCATCTTGGCATATATGATTGGCAAAAGACTCTTTCCTCCCTTTGGGTGCTTTGTGTTTATCCTGCTTGTGGTGGGGAATATGGGACTTTTGCACTACACTACGGAATTTAAGCAATATGGGATCGAGGCATTTTGTAGCTTTCTAATGATATATATATATATATATATTCGCGTTTGGAGCAAGACTACAAGCCGCTCTATCTTAGCCTAA
- a CDS encoding glycosyltransferase family 39 protein, with protein MHISTKLSHLKNNPHQVFFSLDLWLLAIWGFLLLGVVSRLFVYLDCQNLWLDEAFLAKSIYHTPWGQILGKPLEWGQATPLGFLLITKGLGEMFGHGEMVLRFLPFCASVALLFVFWAITKELLAPKWQLVAIMIFVGSKTLVYYAAEFKQYEIEALCSAILLLAFIRGARFSTFLLLSAVVVLFSYGGVFLICGLGAGYIYRHRQNLPHFIKHNVLAALAFSVYFALLYFYYIAPQAVPGFKQWWGALAGFPPINPIELVRWLSAQFLPAIRDFALGGNIRALWLFVLLTLLGVLYIARVQRALVAGLVCFVAIYWLAGFMKLYGFAVPYNILGARLALFWQPLFVLCAACGIAWLYEKLAKSRLGGGANIYLFAAILLYIASISIKNNHQILTHSFPKGDMSALILHTQNNIKPDDVLLMQHATQSVAEYYQYRHNFYPDHTYIATNAWAGSLLPLIQESKHDRVFAILQNNDQQYIQEIKDTYPHAIHLDSGFSLFIIDKHQ; from the coding sequence ATGCACATATCTACAAAGCTATCACATTTAAAGAACAATCCTCATCAAGTATTCTTCTCCCTTGATCTTTGGCTTTTGGCTATTTGGGGCTTTTTGCTACTTGGTGTGGTCTCTAGGCTCTTTGTCTATCTTGATTGCCAAAATTTATGGCTAGATGAAGCATTTTTGGCAAAAAGTATTTACCACACGCCTTGGGGGCAGATTCTAGGCAAGCCACTTGAGTGGGGTCAAGCAACTCCGCTGGGATTTTTGCTTATCACCAAAGGGCTTGGCGAGATGTTTGGACACGGAGAAATGGTGCTGCGGTTTTTGCCATTTTGCGCTTCTGTGGCGTTGCTTTTTGTATTTTGGGCGATTACAAAAGAGCTGCTTGCACCTAAATGGCAGCTTGTGGCTATAATGATCTTTGTCGGCAGCAAAACGCTTGTATATTACGCCGCAGAGTTTAAGCAATACGAGATCGAAGCCCTGTGTAGTGCCATTTTGCTGCTGGCGTTTATAAGAGGGGCTAGATTTTCTACATTTTTGCTTCTAAGCGCGGTGGTCGTGTTGTTTTCTTATGGTGGGGTGTTTTTGATCTGTGGATTAGGTGCTGGCTATATCTACCGCCACAGACAGAATTTGCCGCATTTTATCAAGCACAATGTGCTTGCAGCCCTCGCCTTTAGCGTGTATTTCGCGCTGCTGTATTTCTACTATATCGCCCCTCAAGCAGTGCCGGGATTTAAGCAGTGGTGGGGGGCTCTGGCTGGATTCCCACCGATCAATCCCATAGAGCTTGTGCGGTGGCTTTCTGCGCAGTTTTTGCCAGCTATTAGGGATTTTGCCCTTGGTGGTAATATAAGAGCATTATGGCTTTTTGTGCTGCTCACACTTCTTGGGGTGTTGTATATCGCTAGAGTCCAGCGCGCCCTTGTGGCTGGGCTTGTGTGCTTTGTAGCGATATATTGGCTGGCAGGGTTTATGAAGCTCTATGGCTTTGCCGTGCCTTATAATATCCTAGGTGCTAGGCTCGCACTTTTTTGGCAGCCATTATTTGTGCTTTGCGCAGCTTGCGGTATCGCGTGGCTCTATGAGAAGCTTGCTAAATCGCGGTTGGGGGGGGGCGCAAATATCTATCTCTTTGCAGCGATATTACTCTACATCGCTAGCATATCTATAAAAAACAATCACCAAATCCTCACACACTCTTTCCCCAAGGGCGATATGAGCGCGCTTATCCTCCATACACAAAACAACATCAAGCCAGATGATGTCCTGCTTATGCAGCACGCTACACAATCTGTCGCAGAGTATTATCAATATCGGCATAATTTCTACCCAGATCATACATATATCGCTACAAATGCGTGGGCAGGCTCGCTACTCCCACTCATACAAGAATCCAAGCACGATAGAGTGTTTGCCATCTTGCAAAACAACGATCAGCAATACATTCAAGAGATCAAAGATACTTATCCGCACGCTATCCATTTGGATTCTGGATTTAGCTTATTTATCATCGATAAACATCAATGA